From Nocardioides daedukensis, the proteins below share one genomic window:
- the glpD gene encoding glycerol-3-phosphate dehydrogenase, whose amino-acid sequence MSQPSALSPQFRADSLRALVATTDHGGELDVLVVGGGVVGAGTALDSVTRGLSTGLIEQRDFASGTSSRSSKLIHGGLRYLEMFDFGLVKEALEERGLLLTRLAPHLVRPVPFLYPLTRTIDRPYVGAGLVLYDAMAMAGKYEMGVPKHKHLFRRQVARIAPDLKTEALTGAIRYYDCQVDDARLVMNIARTAATHGAHVATRTKVIGFLREGERVVGVRARDLETEREFEVRARVVVNAAGVWTDEIQEMVGGRGSLHVQASKGIHLVVPRDRIRSEAGFITKTEKSVLFVIPWGRHWVIGTTDTAWDLDKAHPAASRADIDYLLGQVNTILREPLDHEDVEGVYAGLRPLLKGESEPTSRISREHTVVTPVPGLVMIAGGKLTTYRVMARDAIEAAAHSLRTTANQTVRESITDRVPLVGADGFETRSNQRVLLARRSGLHVARIDHLLGRYGGLVDDLLGLVEQRPELGEPLAGAEDYLAAEVVYAVSHEGAQHLDDVLTRRTRISIEFFDRGAEAAGATADLMAAELGWDAARRDEEVDHYLRRVEAERQSQLKLTDQEADEARVQVKDIV is encoded by the coding sequence CGCGCCGATTCCCTGCGCGCCCTGGTCGCCACCACGGATCACGGCGGTGAGCTCGATGTCCTGGTCGTCGGCGGTGGCGTGGTAGGTGCCGGAACCGCGCTGGACTCGGTGACCCGCGGACTCTCCACCGGGCTGATCGAGCAACGTGACTTCGCCTCGGGGACCTCGAGCCGCAGCAGCAAGCTGATCCACGGTGGGCTGCGCTACCTGGAGATGTTCGACTTCGGGCTGGTCAAGGAGGCCCTCGAGGAGCGTGGCCTGCTGCTCACCCGGCTGGCGCCGCACCTGGTCCGACCGGTGCCCTTCCTCTATCCGCTGACCCGGACGATCGACCGCCCCTATGTCGGAGCCGGCCTGGTCCTCTATGACGCGATGGCGATGGCTGGGAAATATGAGATGGGCGTGCCCAAGCACAAGCACCTCTTCCGTCGTCAGGTCGCCCGGATCGCCCCGGACCTGAAGACCGAGGCGCTGACCGGCGCGATCCGCTACTACGACTGCCAGGTCGACGATGCCCGGCTGGTGATGAACATTGCCCGCACGGCGGCCACGCACGGCGCCCACGTCGCGACCCGGACCAAGGTGATCGGCTTCCTCCGCGAGGGCGAGCGGGTCGTCGGCGTGCGGGCGCGCGACCTGGAGACCGAGCGTGAGTTCGAGGTCCGCGCCCGGGTGGTGGTGAACGCGGCGGGTGTCTGGACCGACGAGATCCAGGAGATGGTCGGCGGTCGCGGGTCGCTGCATGTCCAGGCCAGCAAGGGGATCCACCTCGTCGTGCCTCGCGACCGGATCCGCTCCGAAGCGGGGTTCATCACCAAGACCGAGAAGTCCGTGCTGTTCGTGATCCCGTGGGGGCGGCACTGGGTCATCGGCACCACCGACACGGCTTGGGACCTGGACAAGGCGCACCCGGCCGCGAGCCGGGCCGACATCGACTACCTGCTCGGCCAGGTGAACACGATCCTGCGCGAGCCGCTCGACCACGAGGACGTCGAGGGCGTGTACGCCGGACTGCGCCCGCTGCTCAAGGGGGAGTCGGAGCCGACCTCGCGGATCTCCCGCGAGCACACCGTCGTCACACCGGTGCCGGGCCTGGTGATGATCGCCGGCGGCAAGCTCACGACGTACAGAGTGATGGCGCGCGACGCGATCGAGGCGGCGGCGCACTCGCTGAGGACCACCGCCAACCAGACCGTGCGCGAGTCGATCACCGACCGGGTGCCGCTGGTCGGCGCCGACGGGTTCGAGACCCGCTCCAACCAACGCGTGCTGCTCGCTCGGCGCTCGGGCCTGCACGTGGCGCGCATCGATCATCTGCTCGGTCGCTACGGCGGTCTCGTCGACGACCTGCTGGGCCTGGTCGAGCAGCGCCCGGAGCTGGGTGAGCCTCTGGCCGGCGCCGAGGACTACCTGGCGGCCGAGGTCGTCTATGCGGTGAGCCACGAGGGCGCCCAGCACCTCGACGACGTGCTCACCCGGCGTACCCGGATCTCCATCGAGTTCTTCGACCGGGGTGCGGAGGCTGCGGGCGCCACCGCGGACCTGATGGCAGCGGAGCTGGGCTGGGACGCTGCGCGGCGTGACGAGGAGGTCGATCACTACCTGCGCAGGGTGGAGGCCGAACGGCAGAGCCAGCTCAAGCTCACCGACCAGGAGGCGGACGAGGCGAGGGTGCAGGTCAAGGACATCGTTTGA